The genomic DNA ATGCTATGCCGTGCTGTCGGTGACTGACACCGGCGAGGGCATACCGCCGGATGTGATCGAACGGATATTCGAGCCCTTCTTCACCACCAAGCCGATCGGGCAGGGTACGGGGCTCGGCATGTCGATGATCTACGGCTTCATGCAGCAGTCCGATGGCCATGTGCGCATCGATTCCGAAGTAGGCTGCGGCACCACCGTCCGTCTTTACCTGCCCGAGTCGGTGGCCGACAGCGCGGGCGAAGGTGCCGGCGACGCACCGCAGGCGCCGCCCGAGACCGCCACGCCCACCGGTGCTGGACAGCAGCTGCTCGTGGTGGAAGACGATGCACAGGTTCGAACGCTGGTGACCGAGGTGCTGACCGAACTGGGCTATGCGGTGACGGTAGTCGAGGATGGAGATGCGGCGCTGAAGGTCCTGCAATCCCGGCGCGTGGATGCACTGGTCACCGATGTCGGGCTGCCGGGCCTCAACGGACGCCAGCTCGCGGAGATCGCCCGGCAGACCCAACCCACGCTGCCGGTGCTGTTCATGACCGGCTATGCCGAGGCAGCGCGGGATCAATCCGAATTCCTGGAGGCGGGCATGCACATGATCGGCAAGCCCTTCTCGTTGAGTGCCTTCGGCGATGCGGTCGCGCAGCTGTTCCTGCCGTGATGGGGCGGCGCTGACGTTCACTCTCGTCGCCGTTATGCACTACATTGGTGCAATGACTGCTTCTTCTCCTGCGCCGGCTATCGACCAACTCGGCACGCCCCTCGCCTGGGCGGATGCCGAAGGTCGCATTACCGGTTGCAACCCGGCGTTTGCGCGTTGGCTGGGGGTCAGTGGTAGGAGGTTGATCGGCAAGCCACTGGTCGCGCTGGAGACGCAGGGCGAAGCGCTGGCGCATTTCCTGTCACGTGACGAGCGCGACAGCCTGCGCCTGCATCGTCTGGCACTGGGCATGCCGGGTGAGGGCGCACGCTTTGCCGAAGGCTGGATGAGCCGCCTGGATGACGGCGGGTGGTTGCTGGAGGCGCATCCGGTGGATGAGTTCCCCGGTCTCGACCCGACCACCGCGCTGCCGAGCGCACTCAGCGCCGCCTTGAAAGGACTGGCCCACGAACTGCGCAACCCCTTGGCGGGATTGAAGGGTGCCGCGCAGCTGCTGGCGCGCCGGGTGCATCACCGGGATGCCGATGAGCGTGAACTGGTGGAGCTGATCGGCACGGAGATCGAGCGGCTGAACAGCCTGCTGGATCAACTGCTGTCACCCGTGCCGGCGGCGCCACACGCCGCACTGAACATCCATGCGGCGTTGGAACAGGTCCTGCGCCTGGCAGAAAGTGAAGCCGGCTGGGCAGTGCGCCTGCAGCGCGACTACGACCCCAGCATCCCCGAGTTCAGTGGCGATGCCGATCGACTCAACCAGGCGGTGTGGAACCTGGTACGCAACGCCATGCAGGCGGGTGCCGGCGGCATCACCCTGCGTACGCGCGTGGAGCATGGCGTGCGCATCGCCGAGCAGTTGCACCCGATGGCGCTGCGGCTGGAAATCGCCGACGACGGCCGGGGCGTACCGGAGGAGCTCGCCGAGCATCTGTTCCTGCCGCTGGTCAGCGGGCGTGCGGAAGGCACGGGCCTGGGCTTGGCACTGGCACAGCAGGTGGCACGCGAGCACCGCGGCACGCTTACCTATCGCTCGCGACCCGGGCATACCGTGTTTACGTTGCTGCTTCCGATCAGCACTCCTTCCTTACGCGAGGACGCCGCGCATGGCTGATCTGCCTGACACCGCGCATGGCGGCCACCGCGTATGGGTGGTCGATGATGACCGTGCCGTGCGCTTTGTTCTCAGCACGGCCCTTCGCGATGCCGGCTACCGCGTCGAAAGCTTCGACAGCGCCGCCGCCGCGCTCGACGCGTTGGACCGGCAAACGGTGCCTGCCCTGCTGTTCACCGACGTGCGCATGCCGGGCGATGACGGCCTGGTGCTGCTGGATAAACTGAAAGCGGCGCACCCGCAGCTTCCGGTCATCGTCATGTCGGCGTATACCGATGTGGCCAGCACAGCGGGTGCATTCCGCGGTGGCGCACACGAATTCCTCTCCAAGCCGTTCGATCTGGACGACGCCGTCGCGCTGGCCCGCCGTGTGCTGCCTGATGGCGAAGCCGAAGCCGAGTTGACCGACACGCCGTCGCCGGCCGATGCCGCTACCCGGGACCAGGCTCCGCAACTGGTGGGCGATACCCCGGCGATGCGCGCGCTGTTCCGTGCCATCGGCAAGCTGGCGCAGGCACCCTTGGCGGTCCTGATCACCGGCGAAACCGGCACCGGCAAGGAGCTGGTGGCGAGCGCGCTGCACCGTGAATCGCCACGGGCGGGTGCGCCCTTCGTGGCCCTGAACACGGCCGCCATTCCGGCCGAGCTGCTGGAAAGCGAGCTGTTCGGCCATGAAGCCGGTGCGTTCACCGGTGCCCAGCGCCGCCACATCGGCCGGTTCGAACAGGCCGACAAGGGCACGTTGTTCCTCGATGAAATCGGCGACATGCCGCTCGCCCTGCAGACCCGGCTGCTGCGCGTGCTGGCGGAGGGCGAGTTCTTCCGCGTAGGAGGGCGTGAGCTGATCCACGTCGATGTGCGGGTGGTGGCGGCGACCCACCAGGACCTTGAAGGGCTGGTCGCACAAGGGCGTTTCCGTGCCGATCTGTTGCACCGGCTGGATGTGGTGCGCTTGCAGCTGCCGCCTCTGCGCGAGCGTCGCGACGACATCGGGCAGTTGGCGATGACGTTCCTCGCGGCCGCCACGCACAAGCTGGAGGGTCCCCCCAAGCGGCTCACCGCAGCAGCACTGCAGGCGCTGCGCGAACATGAGTGGCCGGGCAACGTGCGTGAGCTGGAGAACGTGTGCTGGCGCATGGCGGCGCTGGCGGCGAGCGACACGATCGGCGTGGCCGACGTGGAGATGGCCGTGAACCGGGGCGGCACGCGCAGCGCTGCGCGCCCGGCGGTCACCGATCCAGGCCAATGGGAAGTGCTGTTGTCGCAATGGGCCAAACAGCGTCTGGCCGAGGGCGCTGAGGGCCTGCATGCCCAGGTGCGCGAGCGTGTCGACCATGCCTTGCTGGACGCCGCATTGCAGCTCACTCACGGCCGCCGCGCCGAAGCCGCAGCCCGATTGGGCTTGGGCCGGAACACATTGACCCGCAAGCTGGGTGCCGGCCGCCGCCGCAGCTGACCTCATTTTTCCGTCCCTGCGCGTCCGCACGACGTGGCGTTGATGCGCCATGGACAGGGATGCCCGTAACGTGCCCAGCAAGGAGTCCACCATGACCTCAATCCGTTTGATCCTGCCGGCTGCGGCTGGCCTGTTCCTCGCAGCCTGCGGCACCACGCCGTCCCCGCCTCCCGCGCCGCCCGTGGCCGTCAGCGTGGTCAGCACGGCGCAGATGGCCGAGAGCAATCTGTCACCGGCCTCCGCCAGCATCGTCAGCGGCCGCTTGGCCCTGGTGCCGGAAGCGGGCGGCGTGCATGTCACCGGCATGATCGGCGGGCTGCAGCCGTTGCAGCAGCCTGGCTTCCACGTACACGAGCGTGGCGATTGCAGCGCCGTGGATGCCAGCAGCGCCGGCAATCATTTCAACCCAACCCAGCAGCCGCACGGCGCACCGGGCACGGGGCCGCATCACCTTGGCGACATGCCGAACCTGCGCGCCGATGCGCAGGGACGTGCCAACGTCGACATCCATCTGCGAGGCGTCACCCTGGGGGGAGGCGCTGCCAATGACATCGGCGGACGTGCCCTCATCGTGCACGCCCAGCCCGACGACCATCGCAGCCAGCCGGCCGGCAATGCCGGCGCCCGTATCGCCTGCGGCATCATCCGCATCACGAAGTAGGACTTCGCTGCAGGTTTCGTACTCACCTATCTGGAGAACCACCCGATGCGCCTGATCCATACCTCGATGTTCGTCGCGCTGGCCGCGTTTGGCCTGACCGCCTGCAACAAGCAGCCCGACAGTGCCACCGACAGCATGGCGCCGGCCACCCCTGCCGAAGCCACCGCCACCACCACGCCTGCTGAAGCACCGCCGCCGATGATGGAAGCCGCCGCGGCGGCCACTGCCGTTGCCGACCTGGCGCCGACGCAGGGCAATGAAACCAAAGGCTCGGTCAGCTTCAAGGTGGTGGACGGGCGCGTGCACGTCACCGGCCAGGTCAGCGGCCTGAAGCCGGGCAGCGAGCACGGCTTCCACATCCATGAAAAGGGCGATTGCAGCGCACCGGACGGCGCCAGCGCCGGCGGCCACTTCAATCCCGGCACGCAGGATCACGGCAGCGTGGCCAGCGATCCGCATCACGGCGGCGACATGCCGAACATCAAAGCCAACGCCGAAGGCATCGCCACCATCGACGCACCGGTGTCGACCAACGTCAACATCGGCAAGGGGGATGGCTTTGACATCATCGGCCGCGGCCTGATCGTCCACGCCGATGCAGACGACTACAAGACCCAGCCCACCGGCAACGCCGGCGCCCGCCTGGCCTGCGCAGTCATCAAGGCGCAGTAAGCCTCTCGTAACAACGCAGCAACCCGAAAAAAGGAACGCCGGCGAAAGCCGGCGTTCCTTTTCTGCTCCTGCTCTTCCTGCCCTACCGCGTGCGCAGCCAGCCAACTGACAGGAGGCGGTGGGCATGCCATTGCAGGACCTTGTGAGGCAGGAGCCGAACATGAGCCCCCATGGACGGGTTCACGGCGTGTCCTGCAATGGCATGCCCACCGCCTCATCCACTGAGAACGAGGCGCGAGCACGCAAAAAAACTAACGTTCCAACAGCGCCCGCGCGTCCTGGCCTGCCTCGCAGTGCACGAACAGCACCGGCACGCCGTGGGCTTCCAGCACCGCCGCCATCTGCCGCTGGCGCATCAGGTACTGCTCATAGATACCCTTCAGCCGCTCGCAGTCGTTCTTGCCGTGCGAATAGTGCGCGCACCACCCGGCCGGATCGAACAACGCCATGCGTGCCTCGCCGTGGGTATAGCGCAGCAGCGGCTCCGGCGCGGCGTCCAGCCACTCATCGGTGCCTGCCTCCATGATCGCCGTTTCGATCAACGGCCACAGGGCAGCCAGTCCCTGGTTGTCGTACTGCATCGACATCATCGCCGCCAGGTCATTCACGGTGAAATAGCGCGCGTGTTCCACGCGGGCACCAAACGCCTTCTGTGCCAGCAACGCGGTATCGGCGTGTGCCATGCCTTCCGCCAGCAGCAGCGTTTCCAGCGCATCGGACACGGCGGCCGTCGCCGCCGCATCGCTGCCCGTCAGCAGGAACGGCACCACCCGCAGTCCACCCCCCTTCAAGGAGGGATCCGCCTGGAAAGGCAGTGGCACGTCGCCGCTTGCATCCGCGCCGAACGCCAGCAGGCGCGGGCCCTCGCTGCGGCCGGGTGCGCGCATCTGCAGTTCTTCCAGGCGCCGATGGATCGGCCAGCCCGGGCGCAGCACTTCGGCGGGATCGAAATGGGCGGCGGCAAACACCAGGTCCAGTTCACTGGCCTGTGGCACCAGCTTGGCCAGATCGCGACCTACGCGCTCGGCCAGTTCACCGGATTGTTCGGCGGTGAGTGCGGCGTGGCGGGGCGACTCGCCATCGGCGAGCTCAAGGGCGAGCACGCCGAGGGCGTTCATGCCGGGGTTGGTTTTGCTCATGGTTTCACGGTTGGCCCATCACAGGGCGGCAGCTACACTTGGGACCATTATGCCTGCGCCTTCGTGCAGGCCATGTTGCAGACACCCTATCCCATGCCAGGTATGTCCATGCCCAACGCCCGACCCGTCGCCATCCTCGGTGGCGTCCGTATTCCGTTCTGCCGCCAGAACACCGCGTATTCGGACGTCGGCAACCTCGGCATGTCCGTACGTACGCTCGGCGCCCTGGTCGAACGGTTCGGCCTGCACGGCCAACAGCTCGGCGAAGTAGCAATGGGAGCGGTGATCAAGCACTCCAGTGACTGGAACCTGGGCCGCGAGGCCGCGCTTTCGTCCGGACTGTCCCCGCTCACCCCCGGCATCACCATGCAGCGTGCGTGCGGCACCTCGCTGGACACCATCATTGCGGTGGCCAACAAGATCGCCCTCGGGCAGATCGAGTCCGGCATCGGCGGCGGTTCCGATACCACCTCGGATGTGCCGATCGTCTATGGCAAGAAGCTGCGTGCACGCCTGCTGGCTGCCAACCGTGCCAAAAGCACCGGCGACAAGCTGCGTGCCTTGACCAGCGGTTTCAAGCTCAGTGAACTGAAGCCCGAGTTTCCCGGTGTGGCCGAGCCGCGCACCGGCAAGAGCATGGGCGACCACTGCGAAGACATGGCCAAGGAATGGAACATCTCGCGCGATTCGCAGGATGAGTGGGCCGTGTCGTCGCACAAGAAGCTGGCGGCCGCGTACGAACGCGGCTTCTTCACCGATCTGATCGCGCCGTTCCGCGGCGTGGAGCGCGACAACATCCTGCGTGCCGATACGTCACTGGAAAAGCTGGCTACGCTGAAGCCTGCCTTCGACCGCGTGTCCGGCCGTGGCACGCTGACCGCCGCCAATTCGACGCCGCTGACCGATGGCGCATCTGCCGTATTGCTGGCGAGCGAAGAGTGGGCGCGCGCGCATGGCCACACGCCGTTGGCCTACCTGCGCGATTCGCAGGTGGCCGCCGTGGATTTCGTGCACGGCGAAGGACTGTTGATGGCCCCGACCGTGGCCGTGCCGGAAATGCTGAAGCGCAATGGCCTGACCTTGCAGGACTTCGATATCTACGAAATCCATGAAGCGTTCGCCGCCCAGGTGCTGTGCACGCTGCGCGCTTGGGAGAGCGAGGATTACTGCCGGAATCGCCTGGGCCTGGATGCCCCGCTGGGTCGCATCGACCCGGAGAAGATCAACCCGTTGGGTTCTTCGCTGGCGACGGGCCATCCGTTTGCCGCCACCGGTGCCCGCGTGATCGCCACGGCAGCCAAGCAGCTCGCCGAACGCGGCGGTGGCCGCGCGTTGGTATCGATCTGCACCGCCGGCGGCATGGGCGTGGTGGCGATCGTCGAACGCTGACCAGCTGACCGGGTGGTAGCGCCGAGCCATGCTCGGCGAGCGCAGCGGCAGCGCGATCCAGCATTCCGCCGAGCATGGCTCGGCGCTACCAAGGGTCTGTGCGAGGGTAGGGGTCTGCGCGCGGGTCAGGGAACGCGCGGGAACCCGTTTTCGTCGCGTGGTTCGCGGGCGTCGTACACCGGCGGTACCGGAGTCATGACCTGCTCTTCCACGGTGGCACGCGGCGCGCTTGCCAGCGCGTCGGTACGCACCAGGGCGACGCTGTCTTCGCCACGCTGCTCACGCAGCGCATTGGTCAGGCACTGAGCCGCCAGCTGCGGTTCGCCACGGGCCAGCAGTGAGGCACCCAGTGCTTCCCATGCCGACGCCCCAGCACCGCCCGCAATCGCTTCGTGCAGCAGCACTTCGGCTTCTTCATGGCGACCCTGTGCCAAGGCGACGCGACCCTGTGCCAGCAGCAGCGCAGACGAATCGCCGTGGGTCCGGCGCCAGCGCACCAGGTTGGCGTCACGCGTGGCCAGGCGTGATGCCGGCAGTACGCCATACAGTTCCACCAGCTCATCGCTCCAACGCTGGTCCAGCGCCTGTTCCAACGCGAGCAATGCAGGCTCATCCCAATCCAGCGCCACGGCGCGGGCGGCATACGCCGACACCACCGCCGGATCCGAGCGCAGCGTCTTCGGCATGGTTTCCCACTGTGCAGCAAGCGCGTTCACATCCGGCGCTTCCAGCAACGCCTGCGCGGCGAGTCGGGCTTCCAGCGTGGTCAATGCATCGGCGGGCAGCACCTTGCTCTGGCGCAGCGCACCCAGTTGGCCATACGCCTCATGCGCCCGCCCGGCACGCGCCAGCGCTTCGCTGCGCAGCCACAGGCCGCGCGGCGGCAGCGGCTGCAGGTTGGCCGCATCCAGCGTGTTGATCGCATCCACCGGCAGGTCATCGGCCAGCTGTTGCTCTGCGCGCAGCAGGGCCTGGCTGGTCGCATCGGTCGTCGCCAGACGCTGCAGGTAAGCCTGGCTGGTCACATCGTCGCCGCGCGCACGCGCGCTGCGTGCCGCATTGGTCAGCGCAATGGCGGTCACCTCTTCATCCTGCGCGGCGCCGTCGAGCAGCTTCTCAGCACGTTGCCACTGGCCATGTTCATAGGCCTGCAGGCCATCGACCAGACGCACGCGCCCCTGCTTGCGGCGATAGCGGCCCCAAGCGCGGAACGGTGAGGCGATCAGGCTCCACAGCAGCCACAGCACCAGCAGCACCACCAGGGTCAGCAACACCACCTGCGGCAGCGTGCTGCGGTAGTCGGTGCCGCCATGACGGAAGATCACTTCGCCGTACTGGCGGAGGTCATTGGCACCCAGCCACTGGGCGCCGATCACGCCCACCGCCACGGCCAACAACAGCACGATCAAGGATTGCAACGGCTTCATAACGGGGTCTCTCCATCTCGCAAAGTGCGCAGTTGCTGCAGGGTGCTGCCCAGTTCCGGCGCGTCCAGGCGCAGCGGCGCCGAGCGCAATGCAGTGAGTTCAGCACGCTGCCTGCGCAGGGCCGGTGAATCTGGCCAGAGCGCGGTCATCCCGCGTTCAATCCGGTCCAACGCCTGCCGCAACGCGGGGCGATCCCCGCGCTCGACGGCAGCGCGGGCAAGGGTCAATTCCAGCTGCAGCGCATCGGCAGCGACCGCACGGTCGGCAGCGGTCAACGGGCCGTTGACCGCGCTGGGCGTTATTTCGACGAAGGCGGCCAAGGCGATCTGCCACCACGGCCGTGCATCGCCCGTCGCCGTGCCACTGGCCTGCGTCGCCGCCCCGTGCACCGGCAGGGTCTGCATGGCCTCTGCCAGCGAGGCCAACCGCAGGCGGGCCTGCGCGCGCGGGCCGGTACCCAGCGCGTCCAACGCATTGCGCTCCTGCATCAGGGCCTGGCGAAGGTTCAGAGCGTCCGCAGAAGGCAGGTCATCCAGTTGCGCCGCCGCCAGCGCGTACAGCCGACGGGCACCGTCGAGATCATCGGCCGCGTCCAGCCGTTGCGCGGCCTGGGTGAGCAGCAGCTCGGCCTCGTCACGGTGCAGGGCCTGGCTGTCCTGGCGGGTCGTTTCCGCCAGCCGCGCCAGGTTTTCCTCGAGCAGCGCACTGCGCTGGCCGAGTCCCAGGACCTCATCGCGCAGCACGCGGTTGGCACTGGCCGCATCCTGCAGGCGCGCGCTGGTGGCGCGCTGATCGCGACGCAGCGCCTCGACCGTATCCAGCAGACCCTGCAGGCGCACCGCGTCGGCCTGCGACTGCAGACGCGCCCGTTCCTGCCCTTGCTGCCAGGCATGCCAGCCCCAGCCGCTCGCGGCGACGAGCAGCAGCACGATGATCAGCGGAGCGATCCAGCGCAGCGCGCGGCGCGGGGGAAGCGGAGTGGGGGTTTCGTTCATGCACGGCGTCTCAAACGGCCGCGTCGACCAACACGGTACGCGGCGCAGCGCACAGCATCACCGTTGCACGCAGAAGCAGCAAGCGGCCCGCCTCCGCCGCAGCCCGGTAGAGCCGGCTTCAGCCGGCTGCACCCCGACCCAGGTAGAGCCGGCTTCAGCCGGCTGCACGTCGATCCGGACCCGCCGGAACGT from Stenotrophomonas sp. 169 includes the following:
- a CDS encoding ATP-binding protein, with product MTASSPAPAIDQLGTPLAWADAEGRITGCNPAFARWLGVSGRRLIGKPLVALETQGEALAHFLSRDERDSLRLHRLALGMPGEGARFAEGWMSRLDDGGWLLEAHPVDEFPGLDPTTALPSALSAALKGLAHELRNPLAGLKGAAQLLARRVHHRDADERELVELIGTEIERLNSLLDQLLSPVPAAPHAALNIHAALEQVLRLAESEAGWAVRLQRDYDPSIPEFSGDADRLNQAVWNLVRNAMQAGAGGITLRTRVEHGVRIAEQLHPMALRLEIADDGRGVPEELAEHLFLPLVSGRAEGTGLGLALAQQVAREHRGTLTYRSRPGHTVFTLLLPISTPSLREDAAHG
- the ntrC gene encoding nitrogen regulation protein NR(I); this encodes MPDTAHGGHRVWVVDDDRAVRFVLSTALRDAGYRVESFDSAAAALDALDRQTVPALLFTDVRMPGDDGLVLLDKLKAAHPQLPVIVMSAYTDVASTAGAFRGGAHEFLSKPFDLDDAVALARRVLPDGEAEAELTDTPSPADAATRDQAPQLVGDTPAMRALFRAIGKLAQAPLAVLITGETGTGKELVASALHRESPRAGAPFVALNTAAIPAELLESELFGHEAGAFTGAQRRHIGRFEQADKGTLFLDEIGDMPLALQTRLLRVLAEGEFFRVGGRELIHVDVRVVAATHQDLEGLVAQGRFRADLLHRLDVVRLQLPPLRERRDDIGQLAMTFLAAATHKLEGPPKRLTAAALQALREHEWPGNVRELENVCWRMAALAASDTIGVADVEMAVNRGGTRSAARPAVTDPGQWEVLLSQWAKQRLAEGAEGLHAQVRERVDHALLDAALQLTHGRRAEAAARLGLGRNTLTRKLGAGRRRS
- a CDS encoding superoxide dismutase family protein, producing MTSIRLILPAAAGLFLAACGTTPSPPPAPPVAVSVVSTAQMAESNLSPASASIVSGRLALVPEAGGVHVTGMIGGLQPLQQPGFHVHERGDCSAVDASSAGNHFNPTQQPHGAPGTGPHHLGDMPNLRADAQGRANVDIHLRGVTLGGGAANDIGGRALIVHAQPDDHRSQPAGNAGARIACGIIRITK
- a CDS encoding superoxide dismutase family protein, translated to MRLIHTSMFVALAAFGLTACNKQPDSATDSMAPATPAEATATTTPAEAPPPMMEAAAAATAVADLAPTQGNETKGSVSFKVVDGRVHVTGQVSGLKPGSEHGFHIHEKGDCSAPDGASAGGHFNPGTQDHGSVASDPHHGGDMPNIKANAEGIATIDAPVSTNVNIGKGDGFDIIGRGLIVHADADDYKTQPTGNAGARLACAVIKAQ
- a CDS encoding acetyl-CoA C-acetyltransferase; this encodes MPGMSMPNARPVAILGGVRIPFCRQNTAYSDVGNLGMSVRTLGALVERFGLHGQQLGEVAMGAVIKHSSDWNLGREAALSSGLSPLTPGITMQRACGTSLDTIIAVANKIALGQIESGIGGGSDTTSDVPIVYGKKLRARLLAANRAKSTGDKLRALTSGFKLSELKPEFPGVAEPRTGKSMGDHCEDMAKEWNISRDSQDEWAVSSHKKLAAAYERGFFTDLIAPFRGVERDNILRADTSLEKLATLKPAFDRVSGRGTLTAANSTPLTDGASAVLLASEEWARAHGHTPLAYLRDSQVAAVDFVHGEGLLMAPTVAVPEMLKRNGLTLQDFDIYEIHEAFAAQVLCTLRAWESEDYCRNRLGLDAPLGRIDPEKINPLGSSLATGHPFAATGARVIATAAKQLAERGGGRALVSICTAGGMGVVAIVER
- a CDS encoding heme biosynthesis HemY N-terminal domain-containing protein, encoding MKPLQSLIVLLLAVAVGVIGAQWLGANDLRQYGEVIFRHGGTDYRSTLPQVVLLTLVVLLVLWLLWSLIASPFRAWGRYRRKQGRVRLVDGLQAYEHGQWQRAEKLLDGAAQDEEVTAIALTNAARSARARGDDVTSQAYLQRLATTDATSQALLRAEQQLADDLPVDAINTLDAANLQPLPPRGLWLRSEALARAGRAHEAYGQLGALRQSKVLPADALTTLEARLAAQALLEAPDVNALAAQWETMPKTLRSDPAVVSAYAARAVALDWDEPALLALEQALDQRWSDELVELYGVLPASRLATRDANLVRWRRTHGDSSALLLAQGRVALAQGRHEEAEVLLHEAIAGGAGASAWEALGASLLARGEPQLAAQCLTNALREQRGEDSVALVRTDALASAPRATVEEQVMTPVPPVYDAREPRDENGFPRVP
- a CDS encoding uroporphyrinogen-III C-methyltransferase: MNETPTPLPPRRALRWIAPLIIVLLLVAASGWGWHAWQQGQERARLQSQADAVRLQGLLDTVEALRRDQRATSARLQDAASANRVLRDEVLGLGQRSALLEENLARLAETTRQDSQALHRDEAELLLTQAAQRLDAADDLDGARRLYALAAAQLDDLPSADALNLRQALMQERNALDALGTGPRAQARLRLASLAEAMQTLPVHGAATQASGTATGDARPWWQIALAAFVEITPSAVNGPLTAADRAVAADALQLELTLARAAVERGDRPALRQALDRIERGMTALWPDSPALRRQRAELTALRSAPLRLDAPELGSTLQQLRTLRDGETPL